A genomic window from Agrobacterium larrymoorei includes:
- the ykgO gene encoding type B 50S ribosomal protein L36, with protein sequence MKIKNSLKALKARHRDNRLVRRKGRVYIINKQNPRFKARQG encoded by the coding sequence ATGAAGATCAAGAACTCGCTCAAAGCGCTTAAGGCTCGTCACCGCGACAACCGTCTGGTTCGCCGCAAGGGCCGCGTCTACATCATCAACAAGCAGAACCCACGCTTCAAGGCTCGTCAGGGCTGA
- a CDS encoding YdcH family protein → MADQEQADVRLTLARLRQEHEDYDAAINAMIQTNCEALRIQRMKKKKLAIKDKMTQIEDQIIPDIIA, encoded by the coding sequence ATGGCCGACCAGGAACAGGCGGACGTCCGGCTTACGCTGGCAAGGCTGAGGCAGGAGCACGAGGATTACGACGCGGCCATCAACGCGATGATCCAGACCAATTGCGAAGCGCTCAGAATTCAACGGATGAAGAAGAAGAAGCTGGCCATCAAGGACAAGATGACCCAGATCGAAGATCAGATCATCCCGGATATCATTGCCTGA
- a CDS encoding DUF1036 domain-containing protein: MDAVTYTFSALLEKHRHAIRTLTAAAVLSSPLFVAQPAWADFRVCNSTQNLVGVAIGYRAKEGWVSEGWWQVPASTCATLIEGELQSRYYYLYAEDAARGGRWTGDVNMCVAENEFKITGVDDCYARSFQRMGFKEYDTGRQGSWMVQLSDTPGTQESQN, from the coding sequence ATGGACGCCGTGACATACACATTCTCCGCTCTCCTCGAGAAACATCGGCACGCGATCCGCACTCTTACCGCAGCCGCCGTCCTCTCCTCTCCCCTTTTCGTAGCGCAGCCGGCATGGGCGGATTTCCGCGTCTGCAACAGCACGCAGAACCTTGTGGGCGTTGCCATCGGCTATCGCGCAAAGGAAGGCTGGGTCAGCGAAGGCTGGTGGCAGGTGCCCGCCTCCACCTGCGCCACGCTGATCGAGGGTGAGCTGCAATCGCGCTATTATTATCTCTATGCCGAGGACGCCGCTCGTGGCGGCCGCTGGACTGGCGACGTCAACATGTGCGTGGCCGAAAACGAGTTCAAGATCACCGGCGTCGATGATTGCTATGCCCGCAGCTTCCAGCGCATGGGCTTCAAAGAATACGATACTGGAAGGCAGGGAAGCTGGATGGTCCAGCTTTCGGACACGCCAGGAACACAGGAAAGTCAGAACTGA
- a CDS encoding YdcH family protein, with amino-acid sequence MTIQAHIASLEKKHGALEEELESILASPSSDDREIANIKRRKLRLKDELQRLKATTKH; translated from the coding sequence ATGACCATTCAGGCTCATATTGCATCGCTCGAAAAGAAACACGGTGCTCTGGAGGAAGAGCTCGAGAGTATTCTTGCTTCCCCATCTTCCGATGATCGGGAGATTGCCAATATCAAACGCAGGAAGCTGCGCCTTAAGGACGAGTTGCAGAGACTGAAAGCGACCACGAAACATTGA
- a CDS encoding DUF1244 domain-containing protein gives MSELDEKQRTEFEAAAFRRLVNHLRNRPEVQNIDLMNLAGFCRNCLSNWYQDAAKDAGADLSKDEAREIIYGMPYEDWKRLHQSEASDGQKAAFEENRPKE, from the coding sequence ATGAGCGAGCTTGACGAGAAGCAGAGAACCGAGTTCGAGGCCGCCGCCTTCCGCAGGCTGGTCAACCATCTGCGCAATCGCCCGGAGGTGCAGAATATCGACCTGATGAACCTTGCCGGTTTCTGCCGCAACTGCCTGTCCAACTGGTATCAGGATGCGGCAAAGGATGCCGGTGCCGATCTCAGCAAGGACGAGGCACGCGAGATCATCTACGGCATGCCCTATGAAGACTGGAAGCGCCTGCACCAGAGCGAAGCAAGCGATGGCCAGAAAGCCGCCTTCGAAGAAAACCGCCCGAAGGAATAG
- a CDS encoding tetratricopeptide repeat protein, with the protein MRQFRFCALLLASLSPLAPATALIAHAAEPVAATQQPAQPSAKDPVGDLFNNLKKERDAKKARVIATEIVGQWSDSGSPTINLLMKWAEEASEEKRSAAAYDFLDQAIFLDPDYAGAWYRRAMVHLADGDPRKAMADLNSTLEKEPRFFPALAGLANILESSERNETAMKVWERYLTLYPADKEAQKEMSELSEKLAGTRS; encoded by the coding sequence ATGCGCCAATTTCGTTTTTGTGCCCTCCTCCTCGCCTCGCTCAGCCCGCTTGCCCCGGCCACGGCCCTTATCGCCCATGCGGCAGAGCCCGTAGCGGCAACACAACAGCCCGCGCAGCCTTCCGCCAAGGACCCGGTGGGCGATCTCTTCAACAATCTGAAGAAGGAGCGTGACGCCAAGAAGGCCCGCGTCATCGCCACCGAAATCGTCGGCCAGTGGAGCGATTCCGGCAGCCCCACCATCAATCTCCTGATGAAATGGGCCGAAGAAGCCAGTGAAGAAAAGCGCAGCGCCGCAGCCTATGACTTCCTCGACCAGGCCATCTTCCTTGACCCTGACTATGCCGGCGCCTGGTACCGCCGCGCCATGGTGCATCTGGCCGATGGCGACCCCCGCAAGGCCATGGCCGACCTCAACAGCACGCTCGAAAAAGAACCCCGCTTCTTCCCCGCCCTTGCGGGCCTTGCCAATATTCTCGAAAGCTCCGAGCGCAATGAGACCGCGATGAAGGTCTGGGAGCGCTACCTGACGCTCTATCCCGCGGACAAGGAAGCGCAGAAGGAGATGAGCGAGCTTTCAGAGAAGCTGGCTGGGACGCGCAGCTGA
- a CDS encoding DUF2312 domain-containing protein, producing MRMDETATTETVAAAELRQIIERIERLEEEKAAIQGDIKDVMGEAKGRGYDTKAIRTIIRLRKKDANERIEEETILQTYMAALGME from the coding sequence ATGAGGATGGACGAAACAGCCACAACCGAAACCGTCGCCGCCGCCGAACTGCGCCAGATTATCGAACGCATCGAACGCCTCGAAGAAGAGAAGGCGGCAATTCAGGGTGATATCAAGGATGTCATGGGCGAAGCCAAGGGTCGCGGATACGACACAAAGGCGATCCGTACCATCATCCGCCTTCGCAAGAAGGACGCCAATGAGCGCATCGAGGAAGAGACGATTCTTCAGACTTACATGGCAGCGCTTGGGATGGAGTAA
- a CDS encoding N-formylglutamate amidohydrolase, whose translation MPDFQPYEIIEGDYDKGMVLLADHAMNLLPQAYGNLGLPQAAFERHIAYDIGVEGLTRRLAARLGVPAVLGRFSRLLIDPNRGEDDPTLIMKISDGAIVPGNHPITDEEWQRRLETYHRPYHNAVDAVLTTAAETSGKAPLVFSLHSYTPFWKSVPRPWHAAVLWDTDHRAVVPLIAHLRASGDLLVGDNEPYDGALKGDTMYRHCMVKGIPHALLEVRQDLIGDEAGIAAWAERLAPIFAAMNDDPTLHGYQQFASRTGPY comes from the coding sequence ATGCCAGACTTTCAGCCGTACGAAATCATAGAAGGCGATTATGACAAAGGCATGGTTTTGCTTGCAGACCACGCCATGAACCTTCTTCCACAAGCTTACGGTAATCTCGGTCTACCGCAAGCCGCTTTCGAGCGCCATATCGCTTATGACATTGGTGTGGAAGGCTTGACGAGAAGGCTTGCGGCGCGCCTCGGTGTGCCTGCCGTGCTCGGGCGTTTTTCGCGTCTGCTGATCGATCCCAATCGCGGCGAGGACGATCCGACCCTGATCATGAAGATTTCCGATGGCGCCATTGTGCCCGGCAACCACCCGATCACGGACGAGGAGTGGCAGAGGCGTCTTGAGACCTATCACCGGCCCTATCACAATGCCGTGGATGCCGTGCTGACGACAGCCGCGGAGACGTCTGGCAAGGCGCCACTGGTGTTTTCGCTGCATTCCTACACGCCCTTCTGGAAGTCCGTTCCGCGTCCGTGGCATGCGGCGGTTCTGTGGGACACCGACCATCGAGCGGTCGTGCCGCTGATTGCGCACCTTAGAGCCAGTGGCGATCTTCTGGTGGGTGATAACGAGCCCTATGATGGCGCACTGAAGGGCGACACCATGTATCGCCACTGCATGGTGAAGGGCATCCCGCATGCGCTCCTCGAAGTGCGCCAGGATCTGATCGGCGACGAGGCCGGCATTGCCGCCTGGGCGGAACGCCTCGCTCCCATTTTTGCCGCAATGAACGACGATCCCACCCTCCACGGCTATCAGCAGTTCGCCTCGCGAACTGGTCCTTATTGA
- a CDS encoding TetR/AcrR family transcriptional regulator translates to MRKEPKQDRSRVTVEAIVEAGARILAEEGWAGFTTNRIADVAGVSIGSLYQYFPDKLALVDAIRHRHLNDSMEVMRRVRADGISPEQFAAQLVTAVVAIHSIHPGLHRVLLDEAPTFEKYRDPHSDFEREYLTYYAEVVATFRKRPPNEADHVAGRVISDAIDGVIHNAVRRGAVSDPVMQLELVRLVRSYLADDQYS, encoded by the coding sequence ATGCGCAAGGAGCCAAAGCAGGACCGTTCCCGCGTTACGGTTGAGGCGATCGTAGAGGCGGGTGCTCGCATTCTTGCGGAAGAGGGTTGGGCAGGTTTCACCACGAACCGGATAGCGGACGTGGCTGGCGTCAGCATAGGTTCCCTTTACCAGTACTTTCCCGACAAGCTCGCCTTGGTCGATGCGATCCGGCATCGTCATCTCAATGATAGCATGGAGGTGATGCGGCGCGTGCGGGCAGATGGCATCTCGCCGGAGCAGTTCGCCGCGCAACTCGTCACCGCCGTGGTCGCGATCCATAGCATCCATCCAGGCCTTCATCGTGTCCTATTGGACGAAGCCCCCACCTTCGAAAAATATCGAGACCCACATAGCGACTTTGAGCGTGAATATCTCACCTACTACGCTGAGGTGGTTGCCACGTTTCGAAAGCGCCCGCCGAACGAGGCCGATCATGTTGCGGGTCGTGTGATTTCGGACGCTATCGATGGGGTGATTCACAACGCGGTGCGACGAGGCGCCGTCAGCGATCCAGTGATGCAGCTTGAACTTGTTCGGTTGGTGCGCTCGTATCTTGCAGATGACCAATATTCCTAG
- a CDS encoding DinB family protein — translation MSTLLHTLFRYHAWANVDLFDTLEKLDRESYRTELQAALRLISHHYVVSRIFAAHLEATPHTFSSDNLEETPTLNELRTSVILSDKWYVDYTSKATYPILAERVAFTFTDGDKGHMSREEMLTHVALHAGYHRGEVGRLLWQLSITPPWDTFAVYLHQADPYRRQQSASSERL, via the coding sequence ATGAGCACGCTTCTGCACACTCTTTTCCGTTATCATGCATGGGCCAACGTTGATTTGTTCGACACGCTGGAAAAACTGGATCGTGAAAGCTATCGCACGGAACTACAGGCTGCGCTTCGTCTCATCAGCCACCACTATGTGGTTTCAAGGATCTTTGCAGCGCATTTGGAGGCTACTCCGCACACGTTCTCATCAGACAATCTAGAAGAAACACCGACGCTCAATGAGCTGCGGACCTCAGTGATCCTCTCCGACAAGTGGTATGTCGACTACACAAGCAAAGCCACCTACCCGATCCTAGCCGAGAGAGTGGCCTTCACGTTTACCGATGGTGACAAGGGCCATATGAGCCGCGAGGAGATGCTGACTCACGTCGCCCTCCATGCGGGCTATCATCGAGGTGAAGTGGGCCGCCTGCTGTGGCAACTCTCCATAACGCCCCCATGGGATACCTTTGCAGTCTATCTACACCAGGCCGATCCTTATCGACGCCAACAATCCGCCTCATCCGAGCGGCTTTAA
- the pyk gene encoding pyruvate kinase produces the protein MKRNRKVKILATLGPASAEEAMIEKLHQAGADLFRINMSHASHDVMRTLIQRIRAVESRNGRPIGILADLQGPKLRVGKFADTKVDLVAGQTFTLDNNEAPGDKNRVFLPHPEILESVKPGDRLLIDDGKLHLRAEKCDGKSIVTTVVSGTKISDRKGISLPDTLLGVGVLTDKDRSDLAAVLATEEVDWVALSFVQRPEDLAEVRKIAGNRVGLMSKIEKPQALERIEEIIELSDALMVARGDLGVEMPLEAVPGIQKQLTRACRRAGKPVVVATQMLESMISAPVPTRAEVSDVATAVFEGADAIMLSAESASGDYPVEAVSTMASIASTVEQDPHYSNIIYAQRAQPEATGADAISLAARQIAETLRLAAIVTYTSSGTTGLRAARERPQVPIIALSPIIQTARRLSVVWGLHCVVTSDASDLDDMVNRACRIVVAEGFGKPGDRIIISAGVPLGTPGATNMVRIAYIGQDGQSGV, from the coding sequence ATGAAGCGTAACCGCAAAGTCAAAATCCTTGCAACTCTTGGCCCCGCTTCGGCAGAAGAGGCGATGATCGAGAAGCTTCATCAGGCCGGTGCCGATCTCTTCCGCATCAATATGAGCCATGCCAGCCATGACGTGATGCGCACGCTGATCCAGCGCATCCGCGCCGTCGAAAGCCGTAACGGCCGCCCGATCGGCATTCTGGCGGACTTGCAGGGACCGAAGCTGCGCGTCGGCAAGTTTGCCGATACCAAGGTCGATCTCGTCGCTGGCCAGACCTTTACGCTCGACAACAACGAAGCCCCCGGCGACAAGAACCGCGTGTTCCTGCCCCATCCGGAAATCCTCGAATCCGTCAAGCCGGGCGATCGCCTGCTGATCGACGACGGCAAGCTGCATCTGCGCGCCGAGAAGTGCGACGGCAAGAGCATCGTCACCACCGTTGTATCCGGCACCAAGATTTCCGACCGCAAGGGTATCAGCCTGCCGGACACGCTGCTCGGCGTTGGCGTTCTGACCGATAAGGACCGTTCCGACCTGGCCGCCGTTCTGGCGACTGAAGAAGTCGATTGGGTCGCCCTTTCCTTCGTTCAGCGTCCGGAAGACCTGGCGGAAGTCCGCAAGATTGCCGGCAACCGCGTCGGCCTGATGTCTAAGATCGAAAAGCCGCAGGCGCTTGAACGCATCGAAGAGATCATCGAACTCTCCGACGCACTGATGGTGGCCCGTGGCGACCTTGGCGTGGAAATGCCACTCGAAGCCGTTCCCGGCATCCAGAAGCAGCTGACCCGCGCCTGCCGTCGCGCCGGCAAGCCGGTCGTCGTTGCAACGCAGATGCTGGAATCGATGATTTCCGCGCCTGTTCCCACACGCGCCGAAGTCTCCGACGTCGCAACCGCCGTCTTCGAAGGTGCGGACGCGATCATGCTGTCTGCCGAATCCGCCTCCGGCGACTATCCGGTCGAAGCCGTCTCCACCATGGCCTCCATTGCCAGCACCGTGGAACAGGATCCGCACTACTCCAACATCATCTACGCGCAGCGCGCCCAGCCGGAAGCGACCGGCGCCGACGCCATCTCACTCGCTGCCCGCCAGATTGCCGAGACGCTGCGCCTTGCCGCGATCGTCACCTACACCTCGTCCGGCACCACCGGTCTTCGTGCCGCCCGTGAACGTCCGCAGGTTCCGATCATTGCCCTGTCTCCGATCATCCAGACAGCCCGCCGTCTGTCCGTGGTCTGGGGCCTGCACTGCGTGGTCACGAGCGATGCAAGCGACCTGGACGACATGGTCAACCGCGCATGTCGCATCGTCGTGGCCGAAGGCTTCGGCAAGCCCGGCGACCGCATCATCATCTCCGCTGGCGTTCCACTCGGCACACCCGGCGCCACCAACATGGTCCGCATCGCCTATATCGGCCAGGACGGCCAGAGCGGCGTTTAA
- a CDS encoding sulfite exporter TauE/SafE family protein, which translates to MSLDLHFFLVAIPAVILVGLSKGGLGGALALMGVPLMALAVPPVQAAAIFLPILIVMDLVALWAWRHHNHRETLLLMLPGAIAGIALGWATSTLISPDAMRLVVATVTIIFVLRYFYESFRTHHGQEIAPKPQRPAAATLWSSLSGYASFVAHAGGPPFQIYVLPLKLDPKTYTGMSVRFFAIMNAIKLIPYFALGALDSTNLTTSATLLPVAMIATFAGAKVVKYMKPAVFYPLMYSMAFLAALKLLWDGLPV; encoded by the coding sequence ATGTCGCTCGATCTCCATTTCTTTCTCGTTGCCATTCCCGCAGTCATTCTGGTCGGCCTGTCCAAAGGCGGACTTGGCGGCGCCTTGGCCCTGATGGGGGTGCCGCTGATGGCGCTCGCCGTGCCGCCGGTGCAGGCCGCGGCCATCTTCCTCCCCATCCTGATCGTCATGGATCTCGTGGCGCTCTGGGCATGGCGCCATCACAACCACCGGGAAACGTTGTTGTTGATGCTGCCGGGCGCCATTGCCGGCATCGCGCTCGGCTGGGCCACCTCGACGCTGATTTCTCCCGACGCCATGCGCCTTGTCGTCGCAACCGTCACCATCATCTTCGTGCTGCGCTACTTCTATGAGAGCTTCCGCACCCACCATGGACAGGAGATTGCGCCAAAACCGCAAAGACCGGCCGCCGCAACCCTCTGGTCGTCGCTCTCCGGCTATGCCAGCTTTGTGGCACATGCGGGCGGCCCGCCCTTCCAGATCTATGTGCTGCCGCTGAAACTCGACCCGAAGACCTATACGGGCATGAGCGTGCGCTTCTTCGCCATCATGAATGCGATCAAGCTCATTCCCTATTTTGCGTTGGGCGCGCTCGATTCCACCAACCTCACAACCTCCGCCACACTGCTGCCGGTGGCGATGATTGCCACATTTGCCGGTGCCAAAGTGGTGAAGTACATGAAGCCCGCCGTCTTCTATCCTCTGATGTACAGTATGGCCTTTCTTGCGGCGCTGAAACTGCTCTGGGATGGCCTGCCGGTGTAA
- a CDS encoding tetratricopeptide repeat protein: protein MILRFFRLSPSASLLAFASALIAAPALAQGQAPAAGHQPTPQQAQPQGNSDLLPGLQPQAQGADGADEEDTDFGPAVKQGPDVLSRPTDQDADPLRKGRVTGGDQKDLQPSEGVTVYQRMGAELPPLPKEKEFKGKIDEAYGHYQRGEYVQALDKALTRAQDGDAAAQTLVAEMMSRGLGIARDDKTAAFWYEQAAKNGDPVAMFKYALILMEGRLVKHDKTLADDYMHRAAEAGNPEAEFNWAQILVSQTPGPKGLLAALPFYERSAEKGIADAQYAVSQIYLNVPEVPKEKKAKAREWLTRAAKAGFDTAQVDLGIWLVNGTGGDRDLEEGFRWLNGAAQRGNVVAQNKVAHLYIQALGTRPDPIEAAKWYVLSRRAGLKDPALEDFYLGIEDAQQKQAIDAANKYRPN, encoded by the coding sequence ATGATCCTTCGCTTTTTCCGCCTCTCCCCATCGGCCTCGCTTCTGGCCTTCGCTTCCGCCCTGATTGCGGCGCCTGCCTTGGCGCAAGGCCAGGCGCCAGCCGCTGGCCATCAGCCCACGCCGCAGCAGGCTCAGCCGCAGGGGAACTCCGACCTTCTGCCGGGCCTTCAGCCGCAGGCGCAAGGTGCAGACGGTGCGGATGAGGAGGACACCGATTTCGGACCGGCGGTGAAACAGGGTCCTGACGTTCTGTCGCGACCGACCGATCAGGATGCCGATCCGCTGCGAAAAGGGCGGGTGACTGGCGGGGATCAGAAGGATTTGCAGCCTTCGGAGGGCGTGACCGTCTATCAGCGCATGGGGGCCGAGCTTCCGCCGCTGCCGAAGGAAAAGGAATTCAAGGGCAAGATCGACGAGGCCTACGGCCATTATCAGCGCGGCGAGTATGTCCAGGCGCTGGATAAGGCTTTGACCCGTGCGCAGGACGGCGATGCGGCGGCGCAGACACTTGTCGCCGAAATGATGAGCCGTGGCCTCGGCATTGCCCGCGACGATAAGACCGCCGCCTTCTGGTACGAGCAGGCGGCCAAGAATGGCGACCCGGTCGCCATGTTCAAATACGCACTGATCCTGATGGAAGGCCGGCTCGTCAAGCACGACAAGACGCTCGCCGACGACTACATGCACCGCGCGGCAGAAGCAGGCAATCCGGAAGCGGAATTCAATTGGGCGCAGATCCTCGTTTCGCAAACGCCCGGGCCAAAGGGCCTGCTGGCGGCGCTGCCCTTCTATGAGAGATCGGCGGAAAAAGGGATTGCGGATGCCCAATATGCCGTGTCGCAGATCTATTTGAACGTGCCGGAGGTGCCGAAGGAAAAGAAGGCCAAGGCGCGGGAATGGCTGACGCGGGCGGCGAAGGCGGGCTTCGATACCGCGCAGGTCGATCTCGGCATCTGGCTGGTCAATGGCACAGGCGGCGATCGCGATCTGGAAGAAGGCTTTCGCTGGCTGAACGGTGCGGCGCAGCGCGGCAATGTCGTGGCGCAGAACAAGGTCGCACATCTTTACATCCAGGCGCTGGGAACGCGGCCCGATCCAATCGAGGCGGCAAAGTGGTATGTGCTGTCGCGCCGCGCTGGCTTGAAGGACCCGGCACTAGAGGACTTCTATCTCGGCATCGAGGATGCCCAGCAGAAGCAAGCCATCGATGCGGCCAACAAGTATCGGCCCAACTGA
- a CDS encoding thiamine phosphate synthase, producing MGSPEDRCRLVLIVPQAEDASLQAKTLEDALRGGDVASVIIPQYALDDDSFQKRAEVLVPIVQAAGAAALVAGDSRVAGRVKADGLHVVGGLEPLAEAVEKFTPKLIVGGGNADDRHKALEQGEASPDYIFFGKLEGDIKPEPHPKNVALGEWWASMIEIPAIVMGGSDVASVVPVAESGVEFVALRQAVFAHAGGAAQAVAEANALLDEKAPRFDG from the coding sequence ATGGGTTCTCCTGAAGATCGCTGCCGTCTGGTTCTGATCGTGCCGCAAGCTGAAGATGCTAGCCTGCAAGCCAAGACGCTGGAGGATGCGCTAAGGGGCGGCGATGTCGCCTCCGTCATCATTCCCCAATATGCGCTCGATGATGACAGCTTCCAGAAACGTGCGGAGGTGCTGGTGCCGATCGTGCAGGCGGCAGGTGCCGCAGCACTCGTTGCTGGCGACAGCCGTGTTGCAGGCCGGGTCAAGGCTGACGGTCTGCACGTTGTCGGCGGCTTGGAGCCCTTGGCGGAAGCCGTGGAGAAATTCACCCCGAAGCTGATCGTCGGCGGCGGCAATGCCGATGACCGGCACAAGGCGCTGGAGCAGGGCGAAGCCAGCCCCGACTATATCTTCTTCGGCAAGCTGGAAGGCGATATCAAGCCGGAGCCGCACCCAAAGAACGTCGCACTCGGCGAATGGTGGGCCTCGATGATCGAAATTCCGGCCATTGTCATGGGCGGCTCGGATGTCGCCTCGGTGGTTCCCGTTGCCGAAAGCGGCGTGGAATTCGTCGCACTGCGTCAGGCCGTCTTTGCCCATGCGGGCGGCGCAGCTCAAGCCGTTGCCGAAGCCAATGCATTGCTTGACGAAAAAGCGCCACGGTTTGACGGTTGA
- a CDS encoding 5-(carboxyamino)imidazole ribonucleotide synthase: MKSSTIGIIGGGQLGRMLAMAAARLNFRTVVLEPQADCPAAQVCNRQIVAAYDDETALAELASLCDVVTYEFENVPVVAAETLAASVPVYPPAEALSASQDRLTEKRFLNGCGIPTADFRAVDDQAGLEEALAAFGGKGVLKTRRMGYDGKGQRVFKGGEDLTGAFDALGKVPLILESFVPFEREISIIAARFQDGTVTCYDPAENVHLNGILHTSTIPAALSDAARTVAVESAEKLLAALNYVGVVGIEFFVLPDGSLVANEMAPRVHNTGHWTEAACVVSQFEQHIRAVAGLAPGSTSRHSDCVMTNLIGDDIDSVPDWLRQKDCLVHLYGKTEARPGRKMGHVTQLTNAGTPGFSPQKLA, translated from the coding sequence ATGAAATCCTCCACCATCGGTATCATCGGCGGCGGCCAGCTTGGCCGCATGCTGGCCATGGCAGCCGCCCGCCTCAATTTCCGCACCGTGGTGCTGGAACCGCAGGCCGATTGTCCCGCAGCCCAGGTCTGCAACCGCCAGATCGTCGCGGCTTACGATGACGAGACGGCGCTGGCCGAGCTCGCAAGCCTCTGCGATGTCGTGACCTATGAATTCGAAAACGTACCGGTCGTTGCCGCCGAGACGCTGGCCGCTTCCGTGCCGGTCTATCCCCCGGCTGAGGCGCTGAGCGCCTCGCAGGACCGCTTGACGGAAAAGCGTTTCCTCAATGGCTGCGGCATCCCGACCGCCGATTTCCGCGCCGTGGACGATCAGGCGGGCCTGGAAGAAGCACTCGCCGCATTTGGCGGCAAGGGTGTGCTCAAAACCCGCCGCATGGGCTATGACGGCAAGGGCCAGCGTGTCTTCAAGGGGGGCGAGGATCTGACGGGCGCTTTCGATGCGCTTGGCAAGGTGCCACTGATTCTGGAAAGCTTCGTGCCCTTCGAGCGCGAGATTTCCATCATCGCCGCACGTTTTCAGGATGGCACCGTTACCTGCTACGATCCGGCTGAAAATGTTCACCTGAACGGCATTCTCCACACCTCGACCATTCCAGCCGCTCTCTCTGACGCTGCAAGAACCGTCGCCGTGGAATCGGCTGAGAAGCTGCTGGCCGCGCTGAACTATGTGGGCGTCGTCGGCATCGAGTTCTTCGTGCTGCCGGATGGCTCGCTGGTGGCCAATGAAATGGCGCCCCGCGTCCACAATACCGGCCACTGGACGGAAGCGGCCTGTGTCGTCTCGCAGTTCGAGCAGCATATCCGCGCAGTCGCGGGCCTGGCGCCCGGCAGCACGTCGCGTCACTCCGATTGCGTGATGACCAATCTGATTGGTGACGACATCGACAGCGTGCCGGACTGGCTCCGACAAAAAGACTGCCTCGTGCATCTTTACGGCAAGACGGAGGCCCGTCCGGGCCGAAAGATGGGCCATGTGACGCAACTCACCAACGCTGGAACGCCGGGCTTTTCCCCGCAAAAGCTTGCGTAG
- the purE gene encoding 5-(carboxyamino)imidazole ribonucleotide mutase — MGSQSDWETMKNAADTLDALDIEYEARIVSAHRTPERMFDFATNAKDEGFKVIIAGAGGAAHLPGMTAALTPLPVFGVPVQSKTMSGQDSLYSIVQMPAGIPVGTLAIGKAGAINAALLAAAVLALSDEDLADRLDNYRARQTAIVAEYPMDAPQ; from the coding sequence ATGGGAAGCCAGTCGGACTGGGAAACCATGAAAAACGCCGCCGATACGCTGGATGCGCTCGATATCGAATATGAGGCGCGCATCGTTTCCGCCCACCGCACGCCGGAGCGCATGTTCGATTTCGCCACCAATGCGAAGGACGAAGGCTTCAAGGTCATCATTGCCGGTGCAGGCGGTGCGGCCCATCTTCCGGGCATGACGGCAGCGCTCACCCCTCTTCCCGTCTTCGGCGTTCCGGTTCAGTCGAAAACCATGTCCGGCCAGGACAGCCTCTATTCCATCGTTCAGATGCCGGCAGGCATTCCGGTCGGCACGCTTGCCATCGGCAAGGCAGGCGCCATCAATGCCGCCCTTCTGGCTGCCGCCGTGCTGGCGCTTTCCGATGAGGATCTGGCCGACCGGCTGGATAATTACCGCGCCCGCCAGACGGCCATCGTTGCCGAATACCCCATGGACGCTCCGCAATGA